The Alligator mississippiensis isolate rAllMis1 chromosome 14, rAllMis1, whole genome shotgun sequence DNA segment cctgcagggcaggggagtcCCCGGAAGGAACAGAGGAAGAATGCTCAGGCCAGATGCctccttccttctgctccctgcatagGGGTGAGGTCCTGGGCACTCCTTTTGGCAATCTCTTAGGCCAAACAGGGGAGCCAGGTCTTTAACACAGCTTCTCTTTTCATTGCCCACTCTTCACCCTATTGTACCCCTCCACTGTTCCCTGCATTTAACCTGCTGTGCACTCTGCATTGCTGTCTGGGTCAGGCACTGAGGGAGACAGTTCATGAGCCAAGGCTTTGGCCCATTGGAGTACAACTGCTCTGAACGCTGTTGAGTTCTCACAACTGGACACCTGTCTCTAAAAAGGGTCGGGGATGACCCCATGGCTTGTGTGCTAACCTGGGAGACAGGGCTTAGAACACTGGTCTCCCAGACACCATGTATGCTTACCTAACTTTTCTGTGTATCAGTTATATGTGGCAAGAATGACGGTCCTGTCCTACCTCACTGGGGGTAGGAGAGTTGAGAAAGAGAGCATCACATGTGTAGGCAGTACAGCCCTGGGAACAGATGAGTACCTGTAGTATCTGGATGAAGAGGGGTTCATTTTCTGAGAGATTGCTTGGTGTCTGCAGAGGGCTAGATCAGACTCACTTGCTTTCTCAGACATCTGCGGAATGGGGCCGTGATCGCTCGTTGCAGTCAGCCAGAAATAAGCTGGTGGGGCTGGCGCAATGCTGATGATGAGTATCTTGTGACCTCCATTGCCAAAGCCTGTGCCTTGAACCCTGGAGCAAAAGCAGCCAATGGAACGGCCCAGAATGGAACCAGCGAAGGCAACGAGGCCTGTGACACAGACTTTGGTAAGATGTCCCCCATCTCCCACTACCCGCTTCCCAGACACAGATGCTGCTTAGTTCTCTGCAGGGCTTTCCAGACCTGGGGCTTATGTTAGAGATACAGGCAAATCCAGGCAACTGGCTTtccacatggtgggggggagttGATTCTCTGGTGTAGGGTTTAAAACAGACTCTAAGATTAGTGGTTAGGCCTTTTCAGGCTTTGACTGCATTGCACTGAGCAGAGCTTTTAACAAGCACTTTTTCAGAGTCTGGCAGCACTAGCTTAGTGAAGTGGGAGCAGAGCCatggcacaggagggaggggcaccCAACCATAAAGAGGCTCAGCCTGTTTTTGCTCTACAGATTCCTCACTGACGGCGTGTTCAGGTGTGGAGAATGCAGGTGCTCCGCAGAAACTGCTCATCCTGGATGCCAGGTCCTACACTGCAGCTGTGGCCAACAGGGCAAAGGGAGGAGGCTGTGAATGTGAAGGTATTCAACTATATTTGGGTTTTGTAGCAAATTTCATGGCATTACCTGCTTTACTTGCTCCCATTTGTTGGGGTCCTTCAGTACATGGCGTCAGATGGGGCAGCCTCTGAGTAGAGTTTCCAACACACAAATCTTTTTGAGTTTCCAGAGTACTGCaaagttgttggttgtagccatgttggtctaaggacatactcaggcaaggttctttggatagatgtgatgtcttttattagacaactaaatagttggaaaaaacgcTGCAAGCGTTTGCCAACTAAGCTGCCTACTTATCCTTGAGACTGCTCTGGGACAGACTGCTTGCCTATGAGTGGGGGTCAGGAATGCACTAGggtaggtggcagcagcccctcttCTGCAAGTTGTGTCCAGGTTGTGATAGAACACCTGCAGTGACACATTTGCTCAGTGTGGCAGATCCTATCTGAGCTTCTCTGCATTATGTTTAGAGTATTACCCCAACTGTGAAGTGGTGTTCATGGGCATGGCCAACATCCACGCCATCCGGAACAGCTTCCAGTATCTTCGTGCTGTCTGTAGCCAGATGCCAGATCCTAGCAAGTAAGTGTTCATTCTCTTTAGTTCATCATGACATCATGGCTGCTACTCTCCCTGCTTGTTTCTTTCCTTGCCCCTCTAGAAATCCTCACTGCCTTGTTCCTGGTCTGTCACCTGTTCCAGGCCACCAGCTCAGGAATCAGAGTGGGAGGGAAATGTTGGCACATTTGCTGTGCTTGAGCATTACACACTCTGTGATTGCCAGTGACCAGCAAGGGAAACTTTTGAAGGAATGTTGTTGCTCTTTTTCATGGGCATGGGAATGACTTGTTCACACACCTGTAAAACACTATCCCCAGGGAAACTTAGACAGAGTAAGCCCTGATAATGTCTCTTCTGTGTGTTTCGGTAAAGAGTAACAAGTAGTaatactgggagtaacaaggaataacggccataagttgacagagagtagattcaggctagatatcaggaggcactacttcacagtcggggcagccaggagctggaatcaacttccaGGGGAaatggtgctcgcttctaccctgggggtctttaaaaggaggttagataatcacctagccggggttgtttgaccgcagcattctttcctgcccacagcagggggtcagacttgatgatctgctcaggtcccttccgaccctaccaactatgaaactatgaccacCGAGTATTTGAGTCCCAGAAAAAATGGATTTGGTGGCTACATTCTGTATAGTTCTTCCTGAGCTGGCCAGCTTGCCTCAGTAGGAGATGGTGTGGGGAAAAAACAGAAGCATTTTCAGGACTCTAAGGAGTCTTGAGATAGATGTGTCCTTGAGCAGATAGCCAATAAACCACTTTCTTTCCTGTGCACATACTGTAGCTGGCTTTCAGCCCTGGAGAGCACCAAATGGCTGCAGCACCTTTCTGTCATGTTGAAGGCTGCAGTTCTCGTCTCCAATGCAGTGGATCGAGAGGGGCGTCCAGTGTTGATTCATTGCTCAGATGGCTGGGACAGAACCCCACAGATTGTAGCACTGGCAAAGATTCTTCTGGATCCATATTACAGGACCATGGAGGTACAATGGTGCTCTTATTTCAGCATCTGTTTAGTTGCTTTTGCCTGTGATGAGCTTCAGACAGCAGAAAAAAAGCCAGAGTGGAATTGTTATTCACCATATTGCTCTGTAAGAATTTCCAAGACTTGTTGCAGTGTGGTTTTCTTGTCCATCCACCTTGGACCTTTTCTGTAATGCATATTTCACTGGGTTTAAACCATGGGATTTCATAAGGAGGAAAAAGTAGGAGGGCTCAGCAGGTTTCCCACCATGTTCTCTGCATGTCACCCAAAGGGATTTGCTCCATGGATTTAGTAGCCACTCTTTTATAATCTGATTACAGGTTCTAAAAAGTACCTGTTCAGTTCTTTGGAACAAACCACATCCTTCTATAAAACCATGAGCTTTCAAGTTACTTTGCTCCTGAATTGAGCACAAATACAGTATCCTCTCTAGCCCTTCAGAAGCTGCCTGTATTATTGGAGCTGCCTCATGCTGCTCAGTGCTGTAGCCACCCCACCCTGCAATTAAATTTCTTCATTGTTGACAGGGTTTCCAGGTGCTGGTTGAATCAGACTGGCTGGATTTTGGTCACAAATTTGGTGATCGCTGTGGCCACCAGGAGAAGGTGGAAGATCAGAATGAGCAGTGCCCAGTGTTTCTTCAGTGGCTGGATGCTGTCCATCAGCTGCTCAAACAGTTCCCCTGTCTGTTTGAATTTAACGAAGCTTTCCTGGTAAGAACTGTGCCTGTCCAACAAGAGCTGAGGCAGAGGGAAAACTGGGATGGTTAGAGCTTGTTGTAGCTTAGGAAAAGCAAGGTGGACTTCTGTGAAAATGAAAGGCACCTTATTATTAGTTAGATTTTTTAGTGGCTGAGGGGTAAAGGAGGTCTCTACCAGTGAGGCCTCTGGGCAGTGGAAGCAGAATGGGGGCATGCCTGTTTGGCCTTTTTTGATCCTCAACCTGGTATCCTCACTGTGCTACTCGGCTGATGCAGTCTGCCCTTACATACTTGCATTTGATTGTACTGTCAGTTCACCTCTAGCTCTTTACAGTTATCCAGTGCTAATGGAATTCTACAATATGCCTTTTTTGCTGCCACACTGGGGCGTGTCAGTATGATAGTTATGTCCTGAACATTTCAGTGATGATAACAGGTTAAACACTCTAGTgtgaaagattttaaaataacttttccaCCCTTTTCAGTCAAAAGTTGGCAGACCTGCTTGTTCATCTGagtttggagattttttttcaaataaatatggaCCTTCTTGTTGGTCTGTACCTCACTATAGACACATTAGAACAGTTTTATCATGTGgactgattatttttttctgcttcataTTTTATGTTAATGAGGCATGTCACTCTTTTTATGTTTTCTGGGGTTTTATTGCAGTCAATTCCAGTAGTTATTGATTTACAGGGTCCTAAAAAATCTTCTGTAGAGCAACTCTTGGTAAATTTGCCAAAATTGATTCCTAGGCATTGATGAGTATATTTTGCTTCTTTGCAACGTATACCAAGTAAGACAGCGTCTGGCAAAGGGGTGGATTTAATTATATGCAAGACAGTTCTCCTTATGCTTGGAGACCCTTTCTAGCATATAATATCTCTAATGTAGCAAACTAATCTTCTTTCCTTGATTTACCCTTGTACTTATATGGACTGGATCCAAACAAGCAGTCACATGTGGTTTGTGACACCGCACACCTCATGAGTTGCACATTAATCAATGTGCGATGCTGCTAATTTCCAGCACTGGGGCAAAacttgctactgggatttcccagtagcaaaaaaaaaaaaaaaagcctggaatAAAGTGGCGTCAAAGTGGAAGGTACTAAGACAAATGCAGAGATGCATTCTGTGGAGAGTCCCCATGCATGCTGTGCtatggagcccccatgctgaggcaccctgcaccccagccagccactccctgTCTGGCTGGGATGCAGGATACCTCAAAACGGGagtaggcagccctgggctggctgctttcctgtctctgtgtgcctcagtgcaggggctccactgcagagctgcaggctgcctgctcccccgtctCAAGGCACACTGCCTCAGAGTGGGTGCTCCACCTGTCTCAGCgcaggggctctgcagtggaGCCCCCGTTCTGAGGCACATGAAGACAGTCTTGAGCCACTCTGCGCCCTAGCCAGGGACTCTGCAGCACGGAGGgactctgcagcatgtggagatgggagTGCAGGCAGTCCTGAGCTGcgtgctcccccatctccatatgctgctccctggctggccaAGGCACAGGGTACCTCAGTGCAGGGAATGGCTAGCCCTTATTGAGGCACCCTGTAGCCTAGCCAGCACCcccctgcagcatgtggagcagtgggacaatgtgtgCCACTGCAAACCACGTGCAGGTGCGTGCACTGcggcacaaagtagtggcacaaatttgcactgctactatttgtgctgctgcaaaggcatgcccctgctcatgtggactcAGCCATGTATTTTAAACAGACTCATTTTTGGTTTTTCACTACCTGGTAATGCTTCCATTTAGCAGCACACCCTTAACTAGCTTTGCGATTGTCTGCTGTTCCTAGCAAAGCCAAGTCTTTTTTGCAATATCCTTAACCAAGTCACCAGTGTCAGAAATTGAGGTTTCTAATTAGCCCATATGTCAATTTTTCAAATTCAGGTGATTTAACTGCGGTTTATTTGGCATGCTGGCCTGAATCATTGTCCATGGTGCTTCTGAATACCTTGGTCTAGAAATTTGCAACCCCTCAAGTTCCCAGTAAGTCAAATTGCAGATCTGCAGGGCTTCTGTATCTACGACATAGAGGAGAGTGAAGGATTTCACCTACTGTGGTTTCTCAGTTATCCCATGTGCTTCTAGGAAAACGTAGAAGCATAGTAGCTATAGCTTTTGCCAGATCCTCTTCCCGACAAAGGGATTCAGATGGCTTCATTTATTCCATTTTGGCCAAAGTCTTAATTTACACCTGACACCAGTTGCATGAGACACAAGTAGTACTAGGAGGAGACCAAAGGAGACCAAATGGTGCTTTCTGACTAGTCACATAAGGCAAGTCAGAATTACAGATGGATGACTGCCTGGTACATGGCAAGGTAAGTAGCTACTGATTTCATCTTCTCACAGGATGGATGAGGAAAGCTGAGAGGCCAGGAGTTGAGTTAGGATAGCATGGGTTAGGGTGACCTGAACCACAAATAGGGTGGGAGGTCATGTTCCCATTGGGATGTGAGAAGCACTGTGGGCCCTGGCAATTGCTCATTTCTCTTGGTGCTGCAGGTGAAACTGGTACAGCACACATACTCCTGCCTGTATGGGACCTTCCTGGGCAACAACCCTTTTGAGCGGGAAATGCACAACATATATAAACGCACCTGCTCGGTGTGGTCACTCCTGAGAGCTGGCAACAAGAACTTCCACAACCTCCTCTACAtggccagctctgagcaggtgAGCAGAACTCCCACCCCAGGTATTTGAGTAGAAGGGCATGTTTAAATAGGGAGGCAGGATCTGGGAGGCTTTGGGTGGGTAGAAGCCTCCTGTCTCCTGCTTTCTCCCTGCATGTCACTTTTCCTGAAGGTGCTGCACCCAGTGTGCCATGTGCGAGCGCTGCATCTCTGGACAGCAGTGTATCTCCCAGCATCATCCCCCTGTCCTCTAGGGGAGGAGGGCATGGAACTCTACTTGCCTTCAGGATCCCAAAGCCAGGAGTTCAGTGGCAGATCTCTGGACAGGTAAGAGAAAACAGCTTCAAGCTCAGATTCCCTGCTGCTCACACAGTCCTGCATTTCCTTCCTGCTCTCACAGACAACCCCTTTGGCTGACACAGCACATACCATTGCATCTGCCCTGATGAGCACATGCCATCTTTGTGATGCCTTTGGCTGCCCTGATAGTGTCCTGCGCTTGCCAGCCCTGCTCGTCTCTCCAGGTTCTTAGGGGGCCACCTAGAAGAGAGTGGACACGCCTCCCCACCATACCAAGTTTAGGAATGCTACATGTACTGATCCTGAGGCCACCTTCTAACAGTGCAAATATCAGTGTCCTGAGTAAACAAAAGCTCCTAGGTAGGGTGTTATGTGAAAAAGAGGTCACAAACTAGGATTGTCTGCATCATTGCAGCTCCACAGTTAGTTGGCTTGTGCATTTTGAGCCTACCCCGATGCTGCCTTTGCCTTCAGTTCCATGTGTGAGATCCTTGATGGGCCAGCTGCACACAGTTAAAGAACAGCCTTTCAGGCAAATCCTTCTAAGTAGAGAAAGTACCATGCATACAATAATACCTTTGTCCAAAAAATCAGCCCCCCCAAAATTTGGGGGAGGGTATGTATTAatcagggaagctgattttttgccCTGGATAGAagtgcaccctgctttgattcatGTTCcacagcatgggtgactggtgcctcctgagtcaggggggcacttgcactcccagcagccagtcagcgacTTGCGGGGGAGGTCTCCCCGCAGCCATTCGCACCGAATACAGGGGCTCCCTACCCCGGTCGCAGCAATCAGCTATGGGGGGACTGTGGAAATCCCTTCTCCTGGTACCCCCACTCCCCGGCCTGCACACtcggggggcaccagtgctctcagggggtacacatgcacccccatgcaacCCCTGTGTGTCGTCACTgtcccacagtgcagcagctatGACATTACTATTGAAGTAGCTGAGGGAGGAAGTAGTCTTAATGGCTTATTGTTCTTtactccataggtgttaatgaccacctttcttttttaatgatcttgatgttccattacTCAGGCTAACCTTTCGTagggcaatgttgctgcctgctagctgctcctggtctcactctgatttcacagcctctttagctcttcaaaatcatagatccacccatggagaccagtcttcagcagcagctggggcttcagCTTCAGTTAAGAAGGAAAGACAGGGCAAGTCACCCAAAAAATAGGTTCTGTCCTTGCTCTTTACAGCTATAActgtagaaaaatctttttgccttcattctgcctttcaaaaacaaggtgaatATAATATTTCAGGATATGTTGTATGCAGAAAAATACAGTAACGTCTGAGGAACTGGCAGTGGGAATCTGAAGGGAGATTCCTCCTAGCGTTGTACTCAAGCAGTTGCCTGGGTACACAGACCCATTCTAAAATCCCATCCCAGACTCATGTAGCAATTACAAATTGAAAGATGTTTTTGTTGGCTTTAGTGGGCCTCTAAGGTGATGTCCCAACTGTGTCATGGTACTTTCCAGATATGAAATGGCTAGGAAGAACCCTAACTTTTGCTTACTTGTCACATACTGGCTATAACATATATATTTCATGTGATGAGTGACAGTTCTGTTGATGCTTCAGTGCATCCTGCCACCAGCTGATAACAGCCATGTGTGCGGTGAACAGTTCCATCCCCCATTTTGGGCTCCAAGGTTTCCTATAACACAAGCAGCCAACAAGATTTATTGTAGTAAAATGGCCTTTTTTGTGATTTCGACCTTTCCCCTGAGATCAAGGCTTTGTCTTCTTGTTCCAGGTTACCAAAGACAAGATCCATGGATGACCTGCTTTCAGCTTGCGACTCCAGCAGTCCGCTGACCCGTACTTCTAGTGATCCAAACCTGAACAACCACTGTCAGGAGGTCAGAGTGAGCCTGGAGCCCAGATATGCCAGCACAGATGGCAGCGAATTGCTTTTAGAGGAAGGCAGTGCTGTGGCTGTGAGGGAAACACAGAAGGTACAGGGAGAGCAGAAAGAAACTCCCCCCTTGCATGCCAGCAACAGTAAATTTGACAAGAGCATGGATCATCCAGCACAGCAGTGTGAGCCACTAAGTAACTGGGTGCCTTCACCACTGAATAACATCTCTCTTGAGGCAGAAGTGGGAAGCAGGCCAAATCTGAAGGATGTAACTGGTGTAGGCCCAGCTCCAAGCTCTCCTCAACAGGAGAACTTCTACAGGACTTGCGCTAGTTCTGGGGAGCAGATTGAAACATGTTCTCATGAGCCTTCAAAAGCCAGCCTGGAATCCCATGGAAGATGTGGTGGCCATGTGAGACCTCTTTATCAAGACACTTTACCTCCTGCCGCAGGCATTTTCAGTCAGGACCCCCCAGCACCAAATGTTCCTTGTCAGGGTACCTTGGGCCCTAGGTTAAGCATTCCCTACCAAGACGAAAATACTGGCAAAAGCAAAAATGGCAGGATTGGGCACTGTGAGGAAACAGGCCGGCTAGGAAAAGTGCCACTAGAGCTGTGGCGAAAGCCAATTTCCCAGAGTCAGACGAGTGAATTCTCCCTTTTGGGTTCCAACTGGGACAGCTTCCAGGGGATGGCAACATCACTACCCAATGGAGAGCCTGTGCCCAGACGGCTCCTTTCCCATGGATGTTGTAACAAGAGGTTGAACAGCAAACAGTTGCGGACACCAGGGCTCTACTTCAATGGTCCATGGTCTCCAAGAGAAGGTGTAAAGCCCTCAGTCTGCCCTGGCCACCCCAGTGCCCACTGCACAGGCCCTGTGGTGAAGTCTAACTGGCCATGGTTACCTTGCCATCTAAAGCAGGTATCTGGCCCCAAGCATGTGCCACCAAAATGCCCGTCTCCTGTGCCTCCTGTCTACCTAGATGATGACGGGCTTCCTTTTCCCACTGATGTGATCCAGCACAGGCTGCGGCAGATTGAAGCCAGTTACAAACAGGAGGTGGAGCAATTGCGCAGGCAGGTGCGAGAGCTCCAGCTAAGGCTGGATATACGTCACTTCTGCGTCCCCCCAGCTGAGCCTCAGATGGACTACGAGGATGACTTTGTAAGTGATAAGTTTTCAGGTGCCAtctcccacagtgcagcagcttctGACCTAGCAGTGATCCTTGACCGTTTGGCCTTCACCAGCCTCCTTTCTCTTGTCCTCCTTGGGCATATGTTGGCTGGCTCGCATACCTTTGGGGGTAGAGATTGACGTCATTCCCATGCTCATCATAGTACTGTTCTTCCTTCCCCCAGAGTTGCAGTGTCCCAGAATTTACTTCCCAGAAGCAGGTACCCCTTTTATCTGGATCTTATATCCCCCTGGCTGTCACTCTCGTACTACCTAAAGATTCCTTCATCAACTCTCCATTTGCTTCTGAAGGGCCTACGGATCACTCCAGTCTGGTCCTGTATTCTCCTGCCTTTGTTCCCTGCTCTGGAGAGTGACAGACCCATTTTTCTTTCATGAGCTTTttggagaggggctggggagtgagaATATGTTTGGGCCTGTGTTGAAAGTGGCTGATGGCCTTTTTGACTTTGGCTTTCTCTCTGCAGACCTGTCTGAAAGAATCTGATGGCAGTGACACAGAGGATTTCTGCTCTGATCACAGTGAGGACTGCCTCTCTGAAGCAAGCTGGGAGCCTGTTGATAAGAAGGAGACTGAGGTGTGTGTCCCTGAACAGCAGTGGTACATATAGCCATGATGGGTTTGTCCACCATACGGCAGTTCTGACAGTGATAGATGCTGCAGTATGGAAGGTCTTGCCCTCCAACATGACACGGGGTGGGATTGGCTTCCCATGCTAGCTGTGATGTAGCAGGAGGAAGTGCAGAGTGAAGTTGTAGGACGTGCGATGGTACGTAAGGTGTTGGCCCACTGCAAGGCAACATTTAACTCAGACTCAAGTCTTGAGGTGTTAGTGTGCTTAGTGATATGGCATTATGCACACACTGCTTCTAGTATGTGGTGCTGATACAGGCTGGTATTTTCCAGGTTACACGTTGGGTTCCAGACCACATGGCCTCACACTGCTTTAACTGTGATTGTGAATTCTGGTTAGCCAAACGGAGGCACCACTGCAGGTAAATGTAGCCACTTCTTGTACAGCTCCACCCACCCCTGCATACCCTCCCCCTAAGGCCACTGACTCTCTCTTTGTTTGCCTATCCCTGCTGTCTCTGGGGTCTCTGATCCTCCTTCTGGCAATATCTAAACTACAAAAACAGCCaaagatttgggggtggggggcgttgATTAACTTGATCTATGCATAGACTGTCTGTACTTTCTGGAGTTATGACTGTCTTCTTCCCTGCCATCACTGGTTTTTTATTAACCTTTGACAGGAACTGTGGGAACGTGTtctgtgctggctgctgccatcTGAAGCTGCCCATTCCTGATCAACAGCTCTATGACCCAGTCCTTGTCTGCAACTCATGTTATGATCACATCCAGGTGTCTCGTGCCAGGGAGCTCATGAGCCAACATCTGAAGAAGCCAATTGCTACAGCTTCCAGCTGAATGATGGATAAGGGACCCTATCGAAGCTCTGCCTTTTCACTCACAATTTGAGGGAAGGCCCTGCCTCTGCTGTAGTTTTGAAGGCCTTCGGTGTGGCACTTAAACACCAAGCTCGAATGCACTGTCTTCAGCAGTCCCATATCAGTCCGGAGCAGAGGAATTCAGATTAGAGAAAACAGTGGGGCCCCCCACTTTGGTAACAGTGTGTCCATATGCTATGGTCTGACCACCTAGGCCTAAATAGGGGACCACAACCTTCTACCCTATGGGCTGGACAGCAGTGTTTTCACAGATACTGCCTGTGCAAAGTACCCTAAAAGCAATAGAATGGCATGTTTAGAACCAAACTTTCCCATCCAAAGACAGGCAGTATTGTAGAAGAAGGACAAGGGCAGACTCTGGGCAACATCCAAGCAGAAAGGCTCAGTCTGTACAGGTTCTGTTGGTTCTCTTTTCATTGAGTTAAGTTTGCAACTAGCTTGGTGGATGAGGGGTCTGGACTCACTAGCCATCACTGAGCTGACTTTCTCTTGATTGTAGAAAAGGATTGCCT contains these protein-coding regions:
- the MTMR4 gene encoding myotubularin-related protein 4 isoform X2, which translates into the protein MMGEEGPPSLEYIQAKDLFPQKELVKEEESLQVPFTVLQGEGVEYLGHANDAVIAISNYRLHIKFKDSVINVPLRMMESVECRDMFQLHIVCKDSKVIRCHFSTFKQCQEWLKRLTRAIARPAKPEDLFAFAYHAWCLGVCADEEDQHAHLCRPGDHVRYRFQMELARMGFDLQNVWRVSDINSNYKLCTSYPQKLLVPVWITDKELENVASFRSWKRIPVVVYRHLRNGAVIARCSQPEISWWGWRNADDEYLVTSIAKACALNPGAKAANGTAQNGTSEGNEACDTDFDSSLTACSGVENAGAPQKLLILDARSYTAAVANRAKGGGCECEEYYPNCEVVFMGMANIHAIRNSFQYLRAVCSQMPDPSNWLSALESTKWLQHLSVMLKAAVLVSNAVDREGRPVLIHCSDGWDRTPQIVALAKILLDPYYRTMEGFQVLVESDWLDFGHKFGDRCGHQEKVEDQNEQCPVFLQWLDAVHQLLKQFPCLFEFNEAFLVKLVQHTYSCLYGTFLGNNPFEREMHNIYKRTCSVWSLLRAGNKNFHNLLYMASSEQVLHPVCHVRALHLWTAVYLPASSPCPLGEEGMELYLPSGSQSQEFSGRSLDRLPKTRSMDDLLSACDSSSPLTRTSSDPNLNNHCQEVRVSLEPRYASTDGSELLLEEGSAVAVRETQKVQGEQKETPPLHASNSKFDKSMDHPAQQCEPLSNWVPSPLNNISLEAEVGSRPNLKDVTGVGPAPSSPQQENFYRTCASSGEQIETCSHEPSKASLESHGRCGGHVRPLYQDTLPPAAGIFSQDPPAPNVPCQGTLGPRLSIPYQDENTGKSKNGRIGHCEETGRLGKVPLELWRKPISQSQTSEFSLLGSNWDSFQGMATSLPNGEPVPRRLLSHGCCNKRLNSKQLRTPGLYFNGPWSPREGVKPSVCPGHPSAHCTGPVVKSNWPWLPCHLKQVSGPKHVPPKCPSPVPPVYLDDDGLPFPTDVIQHRLRQIEASYKQEVEQLRRQVRELQLRLDIRHFCVPPAEPQMDYEDDFTCLKESDGSDTEDFCSDHSEDCLSEASWEPVDKKETEVTRWVPDHMASHCFNCDCEFWLAKRRHHCRNCGNVFCAGCCHLKLPIPDQQLYDPVLVCNSCYDHIQVSRARELMSQHLKKPIATASS
- the MTMR4 gene encoding myotubularin-related protein 4 isoform X1, with amino-acid sequence MNMSLPGRVSCSMLNCFGEEGPPSLEYIQAKDLFPQKELVKEEESLQVPFTVLQGEGVEYLGHANDAVIAISNYRLHIKFKDSVINVPLRMMESVECRDMFQLHIVCKDSKVIRCHFSTFKQCQEWLKRLTRAIARPAKPEDLFAFAYHAWCLGVCADEEDQHAHLCRPGDHVRYRFQMELARMGFDLQNVWRVSDINSNYKLCTSYPQKLLVPVWITDKELENVASFRSWKRIPVVVYRHLRNGAVIARCSQPEISWWGWRNADDEYLVTSIAKACALNPGAKAANGTAQNGTSEGNEACDTDFDSSLTACSGVENAGAPQKLLILDARSYTAAVANRAKGGGCECEEYYPNCEVVFMGMANIHAIRNSFQYLRAVCSQMPDPSNWLSALESTKWLQHLSVMLKAAVLVSNAVDREGRPVLIHCSDGWDRTPQIVALAKILLDPYYRTMEGFQVLVESDWLDFGHKFGDRCGHQEKVEDQNEQCPVFLQWLDAVHQLLKQFPCLFEFNEAFLVKLVQHTYSCLYGTFLGNNPFEREMHNIYKRTCSVWSLLRAGNKNFHNLLYMASSEQVLHPVCHVRALHLWTAVYLPASSPCPLGEEGMELYLPSGSQSQEFSGRSLDRLPKTRSMDDLLSACDSSSPLTRTSSDPNLNNHCQEVRVSLEPRYASTDGSELLLEEGSAVAVRETQKVQGEQKETPPLHASNSKFDKSMDHPAQQCEPLSNWVPSPLNNISLEAEVGSRPNLKDVTGVGPAPSSPQQENFYRTCASSGEQIETCSHEPSKASLESHGRCGGHVRPLYQDTLPPAAGIFSQDPPAPNVPCQGTLGPRLSIPYQDENTGKSKNGRIGHCEETGRLGKVPLELWRKPISQSQTSEFSLLGSNWDSFQGMATSLPNGEPVPRRLLSHGCCNKRLNSKQLRTPGLYFNGPWSPREGVKPSVCPGHPSAHCTGPVVKSNWPWLPCHLKQVSGPKHVPPKCPSPVPPVYLDDDGLPFPTDVIQHRLRQIEASYKQEVEQLRRQVRELQLRLDIRHFCVPPAEPQMDYEDDFTCLKESDGSDTEDFCSDHSEDCLSEASWEPVDKKETEVTRWVPDHMASHCFNCDCEFWLAKRRHHCRNCGNVFCAGCCHLKLPIPDQQLYDPVLVCNSCYDHIQVSRARELMSQHLKKPIATASS